From the Malaclemys terrapin pileata isolate rMalTer1 chromosome 13, rMalTer1.hap1, whole genome shotgun sequence genome, one window contains:
- the LOC128848321 gene encoding mediator of RNA polymerase II transcription subunit 15-like yields MESQNCKRALAWTEREVWDLLTIWGDESVLAELRSSKQNGKILEKVSKAMKDRGHNRDAQQCHVKIKELRQAYHKAREANGRSGAEPQTCRFYAELHAILGGAATTTPTMCFDSVNGETRNREAGSGYAEDDDDDEDSSQQGSGETGFPNSQDMFITLNLEPVTPELTQGMLPDPEGTQGTSTANVSPSQRLAKIRRRKRRARDDMFTELQMSSHTERAQQNAWRQSVSDYRKAQYEREERWRAESRAEDDRWRQLADRRQESMLRVLEHQTDMLQHMVELQERQQEQRPPLQPLCNQQPSSPSPIASSPRHPRTWWGGLRSPSHSTPDDCPSIGRLAFNKC; encoded by the exons atggagtcccagaattgcaaaagagctctagcatggacagaacgggaggtatgggatctgctcaccatatggggagacgaatcagtgctagctgaactccgtagcagtaaacaaaatggcaaaatattagaaaaggtctcaaaggccatgaaggacagaggccataacagggacgcacagcagtgccacgtgaaaattaaggagctaaggcaagcctaccacaaagccagagaggcaaacggaaggtctggggcagagccgcaaacatgccgcttctacgcagagctgcatgccattctagggggtgcagctaccactaccccaaccatgtgctttgactccgtcaatggagaaacacgcaacagggaagcgggttcggggtatgcagaagatgatgatgatgatgaagatagctcacagcaaggaagtggagaaactggtttccccaacagccaggatatgtttatcaccctgaacctggaaccagtaacccccgaactcacccaaggcatgctcccagaccctgagggcacacaagggacctcta ctgcaaatgtttctccttcgcagaggctagcgaagattagaaggagaaaacggcgggctcgggatgatatgttcacggagctccagatgtcctcccacactgaaagagcacagcagaatgcgtggaggcagtcagtgtcagactacagaaaagcacaatatgaacgagaggagaggtggcgggctgaatcgcgggctgaagatgatagatggcgtcagcttgcagacagaaggcaagagtcgatgctccgggtgctggagcatcaaactgatatgctccagcatatggttgagctgcaggaaaggcagcaggagcagagaccgccgctacagcccctgtgtaaccaacagccctcctccccaagtcccattgcctcctcacccagacacccaagaacatggtgggggggtcTCCGGTCACctagtcactccaccccagatgattgcccgagcatcggaaggctggccttcaataagtgttaa